CCGCGCAAAACATCCTGGAAGGCGGCCTGGCCCTCCAGCATTATTTGAAGGTTAAGGTCCCCCCCGTTTAGGAAGTCCGATCAAAAACGTGCGCCCGCGTGACGTGCGTATAAACCCTCTTTCCCTCCTCAAACCCGCTCTGGTCGGCGACGCCCTTGGGAACGATCGCGTTCAGAACCGAGCCGTGCTCCAGCCGGATCGCCAGGGCCACGTTCGCGCCCAGGAACTGCACCGATTGAATCACGCCCGGCCAGCCCCCGTCCTCCCGGCGCGAGGCCACGTAGACGTCGCTCGGCCGGAAGAGGACGCTCGCGCGCGTGCCCTCTCTTAAATGAATCGCCTTGAATCGGAAGGGTCCCCACGCCACGGTGCCCTCCTCCACGACCCCTTCCACGTGATTGGTCTCACCCACGAAGGACGCCACGAACGCCGTCGCCGGCCGGTCGAAGATCGCCTGAGGATGGGCCTCCTGCTCGATCTTTCCCTGATTCACCACCAACACCCGGTCGGAAAGTTCGAAGGCTTCGTCTTGATCATGCGTCACCAGGAGAGAGGTCAGCCGGATACGGTCATGCAATTCGCGGAGCCATGCGCGGAGTTCCTTGCGCAAGCGCGCATCGAGGGCGCCGAAGGGTTCGTCGAGAAGCAAAAGCTGCGGTTCAGGCGCCAGCGCGCGGGCCAATGCCACACGCTGTCGCTGGCCGCCGGAGAGCTGCGACGGACGCCGATTCTCCATTCCTGAGAGGCCCACCAAATGAAGCAATTCCCGCGCCTTCTCGTGCCTCTCCTTTTTGCCGGCCCCGCGGACCCGGGGGCCGAAGGCCACGTTGTCCAGAATCGACATGTGCCGGAACAAGGCGTAATGCTGAAAGACGAACCCGATCTGCCGTTCCTGGACGGGCACATGCGTAACGTCTTGGCCGTTGATCTCGATCGATCCCGAGCCGGCTTCTTCGAGACCCGCGATGCAACGGAGGATCGTCGACTTTCCGGAACCCGACGGACCCAGCAGAGTGACGAACGCGCCGTCCGCCACCTGGAAGCTCACGTCGTCCACGGCCTGGAAACCGTTGAACCGCTTTTTCAGATTTTGAACCTTGATGCTCATCATCCCTCCCCGGATTTTCGGGTCCGCCATTGGACATAGGTCTTCACCACGAGGGTCACGACCGCCAGGACCGTCAGGATCGACGCCATCGCGAACGCGCCCACGAATTGATACTCGTTGTAGAGAATCTCCACATGCAGCGGGATCGTGTTCGTCAGCCCCCGGATGTGTCCCGACACCACGGAAACGGCCCCGAACTCGCCCATCGCGCGCGCGTTGAGCAGGATCACGCCGTACAGCAGTCCCCATTTGATGTTCGGCAGCGTCACGTGCCAGAAGGTCCGCCACCCGCCGGCTCCCAAGGTCAGCGCCGCTTCTTCCTGGTCGTTTCCCTGCACCTGCATGAGCGGGATCAGGGATCTTGCCACATAGGGAAACGTCACGAACGTCGTCGCGAGGACGATCCCGGGCACGGCAAACAGGATCTTGATATCGTACCTGGCCAGCAACGGGCCCAGCGCCCCTTGCGCCCCGAAGAGCAGGACAAAAATGAGACCCGAAATGACGGGCGAGACGGTGAAGGGAAGATCGATCAGCGTCGTCAGGAGCTTCTTGCCGGCGAAGTCGAACTTGGCGATGGCCCACGAGGCCGCGATGCCGAACACCAGGTTGAAGGGAACGGAAATCGCCGCCGCGATCGCCGTGAGCTTGACAGCCGCCCGGGCATCGGGCTCGCTGACGGCTGCCCAATAGGCCGCCCAACCCTTGGCGAGGCCGCTCGATACGATCGTCGCCAGGGGAACGACCAGAACGATGCCGAGAAACGCCAACGCGGCCGCGATCAGGAGCATGCGGACCGGCCAGGGTTCCGTGACTTTAGGATTGGCCTGGGTGATCATGAACGCTCCATGCGTTGAAAGAGGCTGATGAGGGACAGCAGGACAAACGAAGCCAGGAGCATCATCACGGCGATCGCCGCGGCCCCCGCGTAGTCGTACTGTTCGAGCTTGGTAATGATGAGCAGGGGCGTGATCTCGGTCTTCATCGGCATGTTGCCCGCGATGAAGACGACCGACCCATATTCTCCCACCGCGCGGGCGAAGGCCGAGGTCATGCCCGTCAGGAGGGCCGGAAGGAGGGCCGGGAGAATCACCTTCGAGAAGGTCTGCCAGCGCGTCGCCCCCAGGCAAACGGCCGCTTCCTCGACATCGGGGTCCAACGCCTGCAGGACCGGCTGAACGGTCCGCACGACGAAGGGCAGTCCGATAAAGATCAGGGCGATCGTCACGCCCAACGGCGTAAACGCGGCCTTGATGCCGAGCGGATCGAGATATTTTCCCAGGAACCCGTTCGGGGAATAGATCGTTGTCAGGGCGATGCCGGCCACGGCCGTGGGAAGGGCAAACGGCAAATCCACCAGCATGTCGATCAGGCCCTTGCCTGGAAACTTGTATCGCACCAGGACCCAGGACACCAAGAGCCCCAAAAGGCCGTTCACCAAGGCCGCGATCAACGACGCTCCGAAGGTGAGGCGGTAGGAGGCCGTCACGCGCGGGGACGCGGCAGCCTCCCAAAACGCCTGCCAGCTCAAGCCCGACGCCTTGAGGAAAAGCATCGTCAAGGGAATCAAGACGAGCAGGCTTAGATAGAAGATCGTGTAGCCCAGGGTCAGACCGAAACCCGGAATCACGCTTTTAGTGCGCATAGATTTGGTCAAAGAGACCTCCGTCGTTGAAAAACTTGGGTTGCGCCTGACTCCATCCGCCGAAGGCTTCGTCGATGGTGACCAAATTGAGTCTTGGAAATTTGGCGGCGTACTTCGCCGCCACCGTGGCTTCGCGCGGTCGATAGTAATGCCTGGCCGCGATCTCCTGTCCTTCCGGCGAATAGAGATAATCGAGGTAGGCCTTGGCGACGTCCTCGGTCTTATGCTTCGCGATGTTTTTTTCGACCACCGCCACCGGCGGCTCGGCCAGGATGGAAATCGACGGGACCACGATCTCGAACTTGTCCTTTCCCAATTCATTCACGGCCAGAAACGCCTCGTTTTCCCAGGCGAGCAGGACGTCTCCGATCCCGCGCTCCACAAAGGTCGTCGTCGAACCGCGGGCGCCGGAATCCAAGACCGGCACGTTCTTATAGAGCGCAGAGAGGAACTCCTTGGCCTTCGCCTCGTTTTCAGGGGCTCGCGTCGCCCCCTCCACCGGCAAAGCCGTTGGAGCCTCCCCCTCAACGCCCCTTCGGGGCTGGTTTGACGGATTTGTAGAGTTTCGTTGCAAGGCGGCGTAGGCCCAGGCGGCGAGGAAGTTCCACCTCGCTCCGCCGGAGGTTTTGGGATTCGGCGTGATCACGGCCATGCCGGGCTTGACCAGATCGTCCCAGTCCTTGATGGCCTTGGGATTTCCTTTGCGGACGAGGAAAACGATCGTGGACGTGTAGGGGGCACTGTTGTTCGGAAGCTTCGCCTGCCAGTCCCTGGGAAGGAGACCCGACTTCTCGGCGATGGCGTCGATATCGTAGGCCAGCGCCAGTGTGACGACGTCGGCCTCAAGCCCGTCGATGACGGCGCGGGCCTGTTTGCCCGAACCGCCGTGCGATTGCTTGACCTCGACCGCCCCTCCGCCCTTCGACTGCCAATACTTGGAAAAGGCGGCATTGTAGTCCTGATAGAGCTCGCGGGTCGGGTCGTACGACACGTTGTAGAGGGTCACCGGGTCCGCAGCCTGCGCCTGCGGCAGGACCGCAATCGCGAGTCCGAAGACCGAACCGAGGATCCAAAGGGCGTTGCGAATGATTGTTTTGATCCGTTTCATTTTCGTATCTCCTTAAAACGCGACTTCCAGCCGCGTTTGAACGACCTTCTCGCTCGGACGGTCGGCCCCCGCGGCCGCGCCGCCGGCGAAAAGGGTGTGCTCGTAGTCGAGCACGGCCTTCACGTTGTCGTTCAGGTACCAGTTGACCCCGCCCGCGAAGGCGCGCGCGCGCCGCGCGGAAGCGTTCGGGTCGGCGAAGTTCGGAAAGACGTCGTCGTCCACCCGAAGCTCGTTGTAACGGGCCGCGATCTCCACCGCGCCCCACCTGCCTTCGGAAGGCTTGATCGGATTCCTCGGCTTCACGCCCTTGTAGGACGCCTTTTCCCCGGTGAGCACGAACGAGACTGCCGTCTGCCAGGCCTGGTGGGTGAAGTCCTCCTGCCCGTTGTTGTTCGTCACTTCCTGCGTGGAACGGACGTATTCCCCCAGAAACCCGAACGGGCCCCAGTAATAGGTGGTCTGTGGCGCCAGTCGGAAGACCTTGCCGGAGGCGACGGTGACGTTGGGTGTCGCCGTGTCGTTGACGTAGCGGAAGAACGTCGACTGGCCCGCGGTCTTGAAATTGGGCAGGTTGGGCGAGGCCGCGCTGCCCTTCTGCTTGCCGAAGGTGCCGGCGAAACCTATGCCGAAACCTTTTATTTGGGCGAAGATCCGTCCCGCCACATCCTTGCCGTCGTTGTTGTCGCCGTCAGTGCTGCCGCCGTCAAAGACGCCGCTGAACGCGCCCAACGCGTACTTCACCACGCCGCCGGAGACATCTC
This sequence is a window from bacterium. Protein-coding genes within it:
- the cysW gene encoding sulfate ABC transporter permease subunit CysW; the encoded protein is MITQANPKVTEPWPVRMLLIAAALAFLGIVLVVPLATIVSSGLAKGWAAYWAAVSEPDARAAVKLTAIAAAISVPFNLVFGIAASWAIAKFDFAGKKLLTTLIDLPFTVSPVISGLIFVLLFGAQGALGPLLARYDIKILFAVPGIVLATTFVTFPYVARSLIPLMQVQGNDQEEAALTLGAGGWRTFWHVTLPNIKWGLLYGVILLNARAMGEFGAVSVVSGHIRGLTNTIPLHVEILYNEYQFVGAFAMASILTVLAVVTLVVKTYVQWRTRKSGEG
- a CDS encoding ABC transporter ATP-binding protein → MSIKVQNLKKRFNGFQAVDDVSFQVADGAFVTLLGPSGSGKSTILRCIAGLEEAGSGSIEINGQDVTHVPVQERQIGFVFQHYALFRHMSILDNVAFGPRVRGAGKKERHEKARELLHLVGLSGMENRRPSQLSGGQRQRVALARALAPEPQLLLLDEPFGALDARLRKELRAWLRELHDRIRLTSLLVTHDQDEAFELSDRVLVVNQGKIEQEAHPQAIFDRPATAFVASFVGETNHVEGVVEEGTVAWGPFRFKAIHLREGTRASVLFRPSDVYVASRREDGGWPGVIQSVQFLGANVALAIRLEHGSVLNAIVPKGVADQSGFEEGKRVYTHVTRAHVFDRTS
- a CDS encoding porin — protein: MFDRFGIRIVPDFGGGSATLQDGYVDIRFLPEIKLRGGKFKEPVGLERLQSANNLLFVERALPTNLVPNRDLGFQLFGDVSGGVVKYALGAFSGVFDGGSTDGDNNDGKDVAGRIFAQIKGFGIGFAGTFGKQKGSAASPNLPNFKTAGQSTFFRYVNDTATPNVTVASGKVFRLAPQTTYYWGPFGFLGEYVRSTQEVTNNNGQEDFTHQAWQTAVSFVLTGEKASYKGVKPRNPIKPSEGRWGAVEIAARYNELRVDDDVFPNFADPNASARRARAFAGGVNWYLNDNVKAVLDYEHTLFAGGAAAGADRPSEKVVQTRLEVAF
- the cysT gene encoding sulfate ABC transporter permease subunit CysT codes for the protein MRTKSVIPGFGLTLGYTIFYLSLLVLIPLTMLFLKASGLSWQAFWEAAASPRVTASYRLTFGASLIAALVNGLLGLLVSWVLVRYKFPGKGLIDMLVDLPFALPTAVAGIALTTIYSPNGFLGKYLDPLGIKAAFTPLGVTIALIFIGLPFVVRTVQPVLQALDPDVEEAAVCLGATRWQTFSKVILPALLPALLTGMTSAFARAVGEYGSVVFIAGNMPMKTEITPLLIITKLEQYDYAGAAAIAVMMLLASFVLLSLISLFQRMERS
- a CDS encoding sulfate ABC transporter substrate-binding protein, translating into MKRIKTIIRNALWILGSVFGLAIAVLPQAQAADPVTLYNVSYDPTRELYQDYNAAFSKYWQSKGGGAVEVKQSHGGSGKQARAVIDGLEADVVTLALAYDIDAIAEKSGLLPRDWQAKLPNNSAPYTSTIVFLVRKGNPKAIKDWDDLVKPGMAVITPNPKTSGGARWNFLAAWAYAALQRNSTNPSNQPRRGVEGEAPTALPVEGATRAPENEAKAKEFLSALYKNVPVLDSGARGSTTTFVERGIGDVLLAWENEAFLAVNELGKDKFEIVVPSISILAEPPVAVVEKNIAKHKTEDVAKAYLDYLYSPEGQEIAARHYYRPREATVAAKYAAKFPRLNLVTIDEAFGGWSQAQPKFFNDGGLFDQIYAH